catgtgcaccatTGTTAGGATCTCTCCATTTTACCACTCTTGATAGTTTTAAGGTTTCTAGTAAGGGTGTGCATGtgtcggtttggtttggtttttccCATTAATCATAACGTAACTACTAACTTCGGTTATGATTTTTCTTAACTATAACCATAACTGAACTTCTGTTACGGTTAGTTGGTTAggaagtcggttatggttcggctTTGGTTAATTTCAGTTATTAACCGAAAACTTTAACTAAAACTAACTTTTCGTCTAAAGTTAAAAATTATACGCCAATGGGCCTACAAAATAAGAATGAAACCCACCATGTTGCACTTAGTTTGGGCCTTTTTTACAAGACAACTAAGACTACCTTTTTTTTGTTAAACTATTGATGTGGAATCCATTTTAATAAAGTAATTATGAAGTGAGTGCTATACAGAAGATTCATATCATAATAACACCTCAGttcttcatcaaaataaaagACATCTACATCAATATAATTTTGTTactaacatattttttatattagTAAAAAAGCTCTACATGGTTATTGTAAAACATAAATCCATTATGTAGAATTATAGACTTAACATTACAAGTTCAGTTTGGTTTTGGTCATATCGGTTAACCAATGCTTCTAAACATAATCATAACCGATTGGTCGGTTAACCAAAGTTTCAAAACCATAAATATCGGTTATGTTGGTTCTCGGTTAAAATCGGTTTGGTTATgttggttatggttcggttatcggcTATGACGCTTAATTCGCTCACCCCTAGTTCCTAGTAACagttacaaaaatgtcaccgcatcaATCTCAACCACAAATCACAAAGATCTTGTGGCTGATAATCGTTCTTATGGTTTTCACACTTTTGAGTGTTTTCTCTGTAATCCAATACTTTATATACATACATGAATATGCTTTTGCATTTAGATCACATTAAATACTCTTCTTGTTTCATCTTTCTATTAGAGCGATAAATAACCGATATAAACAATACGTAATTCGTTAACAAACACATTAAGCACCATtacaacaaaaaaataaataaataaacgtaTAAATGACTTACTAAACAAAGTTAAGAaattgttagatattttagtgtaaccGGGATTGATTTGGTGATCAAAGCaaataataatacacatcaagcaagttaaGAGGTGCAagagtgcacgcttgtttgagttattatgaTTCGAAGTGTACGGACAGAACCCGTACTCTACGGAGGTTCCAAGGGGGCAACGCCCCCTTGGCGGGGGCCGAGGGCAGCGTCCCtaggagcagggtccaaggggcggcagcccctggcggggtccaagggcaGTTTTATTTTGATTAAATTACTTTAATAAAACTGCATCAGGAAATTTAATTTTCTGGAAAATTGCCCCATTTTTGAAATATTAAAACAATGCAGTTTTATTGGCAGTTTTGTCTTAAAAACTGAGATAACTGCCATTAGGCAGTTAATCTTCCCTAACCCCAAATTTTGTAGACAGTTTTCTTGATCATTCTTCTTCTGGTTCAGACAATTTCACAAAAACATACTCTGGTTCAATTTCTCgaaaatcagagttgtatccgattgaattattcgggtgaaccaccAAAATAATTTGATCTGAAAGTGACTACACACCTTTCTAGTCATCCGATAATCTGAATATTCCCCAACAgaaataaacaattagttaacaaaataaaaaaaaataagaaagtTTAAAATTCATATTCATACATACTAGAAAGATCATTTAAATTGTTACTTTTTTAATTATAGTGTATAAACGAAAGAAGGGACCATTTCCTTTAAAGATTCTTCCAAAGAGACAGGGAAAGATCAACTTCATGTGCTTTTGTTTTGAAGGGGACGACTTGACGACTGGTCACTTGATCGTATGAAAGTGACCGTTCgttatattttctatttttttcttcATTAAATTAACCAACAAATATTACTTATAAGTAATAACTATCTTTTTAGAAAGATTAAAtatctaaaataaaaatatgaccggtcaaatatattaaaataaatattaacttataaattataTCTAAAAAATATGACCGGTCaaatgtatttaaataaatattaacttttattttgtcaaaaatgatTGTCACGTGAAGCAGGTGTTTAAATTGATATTTTTTTAGGTCAAACCATTGGTAATAGCTTTTTGTTGTTGAAAATCAAAATCGAGTGGTTAAAAAGTATATGTGAACTAAGCTAATGGTAATTTGGTTCCATGGTTTAGATTTATGGCAGACGCGAACCGAGTTGTAGTGAGGCAGTCTGAACTAATCTAACGGTAATTTGGTTCCATGGTTTAGACTTATGACAGATGTGAACTGAGTTGCAGTGAGGTAGATGAAAAGTTGAAGATAAGTAGACGCGAGGGAACTTGGAGACTGAGCTGAAGGCAAAATCCTTGTCACCCTATGTCCATTGTTCATCTTCACCGCGATGCCTTGTATGTCTTTCATCCTCACTCTTCAAGGTGGCGCTACATCATTTCTTCCATCAATGAAAAGGCGGTGACTCCACTGGGTGCACCGCAAGCTGCCTCAGGCTAAAGCTATGAACGGTGAAGCATGAAATTGCATCGGACTACACGGTGTGGTGGCGTGGAGGGTGTGGCGTACTGGCGTTGCCCCTCTCTCCCTCACTTGACTTTGCCTCCTTGCCTTTCACCACCCCTGTGTTTTGGAGACAAAGCCCTCAAAGTCTAGACGTGGGAAAAAAATTGGATGAAAGTAACGAAAGTAACCGAACTACATGCATGGAAATAACAGTTTAATCTTTGAAAAATAGATTAAATCTAAAAACACAACGTAACAGGCAAGATTGCTATtttctttaataaaaaaaacagttaTAAGCTAATTTTTAGAATAAAAAAGTTgaataaaattttaacaattaagAGCACACGGGGTGGTTACGTTATACCACCCCATCACTCGTTAAGTTATCACGGAACACCGCCGCCTTGCATGTCACCACGCGTTATTTTTTGAACGCGTTACACATATCACGCGTTGAAATTTGAAAATGGAACGTTGGGAAGGGACGTTTGGCTTGTTTTTTGAccgttttgggtttttttttttttttgaccgtttgggatgatttttgaaacctttttttatataaatccAACCTACTCAATACAAAAAATCAACAAACTCTCCAACCATTCTCACActcaataaaaaaaatcaaaaaactctCCAACTCAATCTAAATAATTTTACAAGAAACatggaaggttcaagcaagagaggtgggggttcgaaaaaaagaggttcgggtacgaagaaaaatcccgtaagacccaaggttcgagcgaatcttggcgagccgacgcgctttaggttgcaagacgaacccgaccaagtcccaccctttcaaacccaacaatatccaccctttcaaacccaacaatatccaccctttcaatcgCAAACGTACCAAAGCCAACCGTTCGTTCCACCGTTtcaacctcaccaatttcaaCCCCAGACGTATCAAACCCAACCCCACACACTCAACTCActactagaagacaacaccctcATCCATCATTTTGCAAGCGCGTGGCGTGAACCACAACAAAGTCTTgacgaggaagaggaagaggaagaggaagaagaagaagaggaagaggaagaagaagaagaaaatgatgaCGTTCAAGAAATCGTCACAACCGGCCGGCAACATTGGACGAGCGAGGAGGAGGTGTCCTTGGTGAAGGCGTATTTGCACATCTCGGAGAATAGGAAACATGGCAACGAGCAAAGAAGCGATGCGTTTTGGAGATGGGTCATTAATCATTTTAGGCAACTTCCCGGTGCAAGGGTACGAAACATGGATCAAATGACGTCGAAGTGGACGGATTTGAACGGGAAAATTAGCAAGTTCAacgcttgtttcattcaaaaggtatgttttttattaaagtttaaatattttttattaaagtttataaaaaaaatagtttttttaataaaaaaaatacagaaacagttttataaaaaaacaatttttttaattaaaaaaatacagaaacagttttataaaaaacagtttttttattaaaaaaaatacagaaacagttttataaaaaaaatagttttaaaaaaaacagaaacagtttttaattaaaataaaacagaaacagtttttttaattaaaaaaaaacagaaacagttttttaattaaataaaacagaaacagtttttttaattaaataaaaaaaaacagtttaaaaaaaacagaatttttttttagaaaacataacattttatattttttgtagAACCGAAACCCACAAAGTGGAGCGAGCGAGGCGACAATCATGCGACAAGCCACCGAAGAGTATTGCCGAATGTACAAAAGGAGGACTTTTCCACACGTGGGGGCATGGGAAGTTACGAGACATCACCCGAAGTGGGTCCCCGTTGAGTTGGTTGACATGTGTGGTCCTACGGCTCCAAAAAAACGAGGAGGTTCGAAAAGATCAAAGACATCCGATTCGGGGAACTACACGACTTCCGCGTCGGATAACTTGCTCGAAATGAACTTAAACGACCCCCTTGACGAACCCGATCAACCCGTTGACGACACCGTTGAAGAAGATACACCCACAAGGCCACGACGCCGGAGAGGTGGTGAATCGTCAAGCAAAGGTAAGGAAGCGGTGGCGGAGTCGATCTTCAGAATCGAAGAGGAGAAAATGACCCAATTCAAGAAGGCCcaacaaagaaaagaaacaatTATGTCCCTAAAAGTTGAACGCGAGCAGGCGTATAAGGAACACTTGAAAACGATTgaaagacaaaatgatttaaaaatcttgtgtaAAAAGCACGCCCATCTTGACGAACCGTTCAAGTCAATTGTCATTCAACAAAAGCGCGAGATTTGCGCAAAGTGGGATTGGGAGATGCCACCcgtttagttgtttttttatttggctatgtaatttattttttaagtttaatgaaatttatattttagtgttttattgttaatttctaattttaaaatgaaaattaaaaaatttgggagtgatagaattccatcactagtgataccaccccgcctacatttctatcactagtgatagaatattgggtgatgacatggcatgatttgattggatagtgggagtgatagaaactatcactagtgaaccacccctcctcccctaaAAGAGGTTGAATAAAAATTAAAGTTTCTTTATAAAATCAGTGGCGGAGTCAAAAAAAATTTTTCATTGGGATCCATTTTTTGTGTAAGGATTTTTCACAACTAAACATTAAAATTTTTGGGTTAGTCATCGTAGTCGGGTCAGTGCAAGGAAATAACATAGAAGCATTTAGTGTACATGAAACCACTACATTATATGTTGGAAGTTTTTGTTTGGTAATTAAGTGTTAAATAAAATCGACATTCAATTTATCATTTTTAAAGAAGCAAATTAGAGGGTCAATGGGTGGTTGTGCTGTTTTAAAACACTAGTTTAATTTTGatgaaaaaaataaactaaaaaaacaagACATGTAAGACTTGATGAACTTGAGACATATTTGTTGAAACACAAAAGGATTTACCACCACACCATCTTTGTTTTTAATAATATAGGGTccaattaatttattttatggAGTTCTTCAAAAATTTAACATACAGGTTCTACTATTTTCTAAAAAAAGATTAGGGTCCGTGGACTCCGACCCGGAccatgtgggtccgcccctgttcAAAATACTTACCTTCGAGCCCATGGAATTATAGCCTACTGGCATTTTAGGAGTGAGATAAGGCTTAGGAACCATTTAGTCCcgagttcgattcccacaagtGGGGTTTTTTCCCAAATTTATTGAGTTTTCTCCTGAATTTGTGTGTAGTCATTATTACCTAGTGGAGATGGACATAATTGGGTGGTTTCGCTGGTGCAACGATGATATTTCAGTGTTCCGTCggtgatccaaatttaccgtaaaaaaaaaaaaaaaaaaaacttacccTTCGACAGGTCTGCACTAAGATTGGTAGAGTCACCGACGGGTTCATGCAAAGATTTGTATGGCATCGCCTACACATCCAACGTCGTTCTCACACTAATTATACATGTGTTTAGTCTCTAATGTGTTCACGTGGAGTGTGCTTTAGCACACAAGTCTCCACTAAAGGATAATGATAAATAAATGAGACAGCTAAAAGCACCTTAGAATTCGAATTAGATTATTATGGGTTGCTCAGCATCAAATCCATAACTATGACATCCGACAGTCAATTAGATATCAAAAGTTACTTTTCCTTTAAACAGAAAAACAAGAAATGTTCAAAACTAAGGTACGAATGATAATCAAATTTACAAGCATTTGTATTAACTACAACTTTCTATGAATAAACAAATAACCATGACTATTGTTGTCATTTtcttattaaataattaaaactaaGACGCTGGCTAATAGGGGGCGCGGCACTCTCGTTATGCAGCCTTCGGTTCGACGGGTTCAACTAGAACATCGTCGCAACCCTTCTCATCTTTGGCGTGATTGGATTTCACAGGTTCATGAACCCGGTCGCGATGTGGTTCGTTGTTGATTGAGAGAAGTGAGGGAATTTTTTGGGAAGCGCAGACAGGTTCAAGTAATGAGCTAGAATACCGTCGCAAGTCGCAACTAATTTGATCTTGTGATGATTCATGAAGATAAGATGTAACAATAAGATTAGCTCAAGGTGATGGTTCAACTGATGAAAGAGAGTGCCATGTCCCCCTTATGATAAATGCAATACTTCGTGCTATATTATATCAAATCATCAACTTTAAAAATGAACATTCGTTTTTGCTAACTTATTCTATATGACATAAACATAACTTTAACATGATTATTGgtataaaaaaaaactacaatTGGAAAATTTATTCATTTGTATGTAATAAAGAGGTATGTACCGAAAGAGGCCGTTGATTGCATCACGGAAGACACGAGGCAAAAGATCAGTCGTACAAAATGAATGAAGCGTTGCACCTTCTATCTTACGGTGGTCATGCGCATAGCCGATTATCTCCCATGCACATCCTGAGTGTGCCTGTGTGGATCCATTTTCCACCAATCAGAGCAGGGACAGGGTCGGCACACTCATGTGCACCATGGGCATAGAATGTTCTCCACCTATAGGAGCATGACATGTATCGCCAAAACGGTTAGCGACGTGGGGGACCATTTCACCTGAAGGATAGCGACGTCTAACCAAATCTACTATAAATAGGAGGAAGATTTACACCTCACaagtactctctctctctctctctatcgtTATCTTACATACAATAACCCTAATTCGTTATACGGGTACTTATTCTTACGCTCGATGGTGGTTATAGAAAGGAATCCCATCCTGTGGCGAGCCTAACGATGTTGTTCTTTTGTAAGTTCGCCGGTAGCGTATCTCGAAGCTCATCTTAGGAACATTCTGCTGGTGGAACGGATCTTAATCACCCCTGGctaagatttgattcttcataaaCATATCAGACAACTTTGATCAAATACGTTAATAAATTCCACGTATctattattattttaacattaGGCCACCCGGGGTGGTGCACATTTTGTGCGTGAtggaatatcttcacgcgtgaaCAATTGCCAAACACCACCGCCATCCCTTTAATTCAACGCGTGAAACTTAATTCGCGTTATAAAAACAACGCGTTAAGAATTCAAATTTCCGACCATTATGCATTTTGACCATTTTTTTGAACGTtatgtttaattaaaaaaaaaaaacctttaaacaATCTATATATACTTCACAATTTTTATACCATTTCACCCACACCAAAACACAAACATATATCACACATTCTACATATTTCACAAATGGATTTtcctacggattcgacgtttccgatggaCAGCGATACCGATAGCCAATCGTGTTCCGACAATGAGACGCTTAAATTTTTCGTGTCGGTGTATAACTTATAATTTTAGTATGTTTAATTGAACTAGTGTGTTTtaatttaaatgaaatttataattttagtgttttattgttaatttataatgtaaaaaaaaaataaaaaaggttgtgagtgacgGAATTTTATCACTAGTGatgaccatttccactaaaaaatgttgcgagtgatggaataatggttgatgacatgacggaatttgattggatgttgtgagtgatgaaatttgtacaagtgatgaccacccctacccTTTATGCCAACTAATTTCTTTCTTTCGAGTATCTATGAATCTACTTTATTTTTACACATGTGGTCATTAATTTTATAACAAGGTTTTTGAAATGTATCCAAAAATAATATGTATTATAGGAAGAAATTAACTTAAATGCAACAAAACTTTACTTAATAgttgatttaaaaaaataaccTCACCAACCATGTGATACTGTCCATTGGGAGAGATGATAAAGTTACTGCAAAAAGGGAGGGAAAAAGTGGGTGTATTGGTGTAACGTAAAAAGTGGGAGTTGATGTTATTTCTGTAATTAACAGCGAAAATGGAGGGTTTTGTGTGTTGGACAATAGAATGTGTGGTGGGTACATGAACACGAACATGGGCAGCGCCAAAGACGCAGGCCTCCATTGCTTATACTTTTACCACATTCATTGCAAGGCGCGTGCACCACTACTATTTGGATGTACTTTCTTGTATTTAATCTAACTAGAGGGAACTTGGTAGAACATCACAATTAAGTTGGTGATTTTAATTTAAATGCCTCAGATTTTATTCTTGTTGTTACGACTAAGAACTAAACTTAAATTTTAGTTATATGTGGGTTGTGCTCGACCATCATAGATTGCTTAGCTCGaattcaaatcgagctagctcagCTCAAGCTCAAAATCAAGCTATATTGAGATTCGAGCTAAAGCTGAATAAAGAGTCAACTAGGTCCGTTTGATTTAGTTATTGTCGGTTTTGCATCATATGCATAACCAAAATGTTTAGTCCGATTCAGCTTTTGAACTGGCCTACTAATTATAAATATAAGGCCACGAAccaagaaacattataactacaTAGGCCAAAAAGCCCATTGGCGCAGGTAAACAAAGTCACTAAAGAACTCTATTGAGTTGCTCTTCTCTATTTATAAGTGTTTTCTTTGTCAATCTTTCTTTAAggaagcgatgtgggacaaaatgTGTGTTTTATATAAACTCTAATATATAGATTAAGTCGaaagacatatatatatatatatatatatatatatatatatatatatatatatggggtcaggatttagagaaaacggtggaaagtgtgagaacgatgagaacgtttatggatcgtccgatcaaaacaatctatggactagattggcgcggtgacattttcgtaaataacacgaattctattaagtggacgcgcttcattaagggtaaaagggtctttacACTTCTATACCAAAACGCAAAACTAATGAATAAAACGCGATTACAGGCCAAAACacatccctatataaacaaaacatcCCAGACATAAAAACACAACCCCAGAACCTGAAAcaccatattttctactatataccattcatcttacaaacgccaaaatccccaaaacatcaaacacacttACTCAAAAAACgtcatattttactatataccaatcatcttagaaaacgccaaaacactcaaacatcaaaattccaaaaaaaatCGACGTTTCTTTCAGACACAtatttcctcagtaaaacgccaaaaaacggcaaatatcgtttcttgtatattcaatattgttctacgcgaagtttcgaagaatgcattcttccctgaggtgctgtgactcaaataacattttgctgcatgagatggacaaatcataaacaaaaaaatgttggggtcagacttatgtcatttttatgttttgttattgatgaatattataatggcatgaaaagacgaatgacactcatgagttgtttgaagatacatactaaaaaaaactcatgtcattttgtctttccaaacggccacaaaaacacaagcatgacaaagccaaaccgccagtaaacatgtttcaaagaacaaagagactgatgacagtgaagatttg
Above is a window of Helianthus annuus cultivar XRQ/B chromosome 14, HanXRQr2.0-SUNRISE, whole genome shotgun sequence DNA encoding:
- the LOC118486580 gene encoding uncharacterized protein LOC118486580, translating into MDQMTSKWTDLNGKISKFNACFIQKNRNPQSGASEATIMRQATEEYCRMYKRRTFPHVGAWEVTRHHPKWVPVELVDMCGPTAPKKRGGSKRSKTSDSGNYTTSASDNLLEMNLNDPLDEPDQPVDDTVEEDTPTRPRRRRGGESSSKGKEAVAESIFRIEEEKMTQFKKAQQRKETIMSLKVEREQAYKEHLKTIERQNDLKILCKKHAHLDEPFKSIVIQQKREICAKWDWEMPPV